The Deinococcus hopiensis KR-140 sequence GCCATCATCGCGGACCTGTTCGAGCCGGTGGACCGGCCGCGCTACCAGGGTCTGTTCGGGGCCGTGTTCGGGCTGAGTAGCGTGATCGGGCCGCTGCTGGGCGGCTTCCTGACAGACCATGCCAGCTGGCGCTGGGTCTTCTACGTCAACCTGCCCATCGGCCTCATTGCCCTGGCCTTCATCGCCAGCAAGATGCCCCGCCTGGCCAGCGGCCTGCAGGCCAAGGTGGACTGGCTGGGCGCGTTCCTGATTCTGCTGTTCACGGTGCCGCTGCTGCTCGCCCTGACCTGGGGCGCGGACGGCAATTACGCTTGGACCAGCCCGACGCTGCTCTCGATGTTCGGCCTGAGCCTGGTCAGCCTGCTGGCCTTCCTGGTTGTGGAGGGCCGTCACGCCAGCCCCATCCTCCCCCTCAGCCTCTTTAAAAATCCGACGTTCGCCTGGGGTGCGGTGGCCCGCTTCCTGATCGGCGCGGGCTTTCTCGGCGCGATCTTGTTTCTGAGCCTGTATCTCGTGCGCGTGCAGGGCGTTTCCGCCACCAAGGCGGGCACGGCCACCATTCCGCTGACGGTGGGCATCATCGTCGGGGCCATCGGCTCGGGTCAGATCGCCAGCCGCATGGGCCGCTACAAGCCGCTGATGCTGATCGGCCTCATCACCGCGGCGCTGGGCTTTTACGCCCTGAGCACGCTGAATGCCGACAGCCCTTACAGCGGCGTGGTGCTGCGCATGGTGCTGCTGGGCCTGGGTCTGGGTCCCGCGCTGCCGCTGTACACCACCGCCCTGCAGCTGTCGGTCAAGCCCTGGGAAATCGGCGTGGCGACCAGTGCCGGGCAGTTTTTCCAGCAAATGGGCAGCACGCTGGGCACCGCCATCTTCGGCGCGGTGCTCACTGCTGGCCTGACCCAGAACCTCGCCGCCGAGTTCGCCGCGCAGGCCGCCGCCCACCAGGGCACGGTCGCCACCACCCTGCAAAAGATCAGCGAAGACATTCGCAGCGGGAGCGGCCCCAAGCAGGACCGCAACGCAGCGGTGAAAACGGCGGACGAGATCAAGGCCAGCTTCGCGGCCCTGCGGCAAAACGTCACCCGGGCAATCAAGACCGGGGACGCGGCAGCGGTCCAGGTCATTCGGAGCGACACCACGCTGCCCGCCGACGCCCGTAAGCGCCTGGCCGACGTTCCTGCGGGCGGTGTTGGGGCTGCCGTTCGCACGGGCTTCGCCCAGACCTACGCCGCCATCGCCGCCGCCGTGAACAGTGGTCAGCCGGCCCGCCTCGCGGCCGTGGCTGCCAACCCGCGGCTGCCCGCCGAGCTGCGCGCCCGCCTCACGCAGCTGCCGCCCCAGGCGCTGCAAAACCCGCAGGCCCGCGCGCAGGTACTGGCCGGAATCAAGCGGGGCCTGGACGCGGCCGGAGCGGCCGCGTCCAGGCAGGCCCAGCAGAAGGCGCTGGACGCTGCCCTGGCGGGTGTGAACGATGGTGAGCAGCTGGCCCTTGTCGCCGTCCGCGCCCAGAAGGTCGCCTTCGCCAACACCATTTCCAGCATCTACCGCTACTCCATCCTCGTCGCGGTGCTGGCCTTCCTCGCCACGCTGATGATGCCCAATCTTCAGATGCCCACCCGTAGGGCGGGCGAGCGGATGGCTCCAGCGCACGTCGAGGTGTAGGGACATTCGGAAAAGGAGGCGGGGTGGGATGTGCTCCACGCCCGCCTCCTTCCTGTCCCCAACTTATTCCAGATCCAGGTCCCCGCCGTTCGACAGGTACTTCTGCTCCCATACCAAGTCGCGCAGCACCCAGCCGGTACCCGGAAAACGCAGTCCGGCCCGGATCTCGGCCACGATGTGGGCCCGCACGTCCTCCTCGGGAAGGCCGCTGGCAATCACGTCACCGAGGTTGCGCTCGCCGTCGAGGGCCGCGGCGACGGGCGAAGGCGTGCTCCGGGTCGTGCCCGCGCGCAGGCGCAGGTTGTGCCACGCGAATTTTCCGGTCGGCTCCGCCTGGCCCGCCCGCACAGCCTCGGACAGCGTCTGCGCGACCTCGAACAGGGGCCGCTCGGCTTCTCTCGTGGCGGCGCGCACGCTGCGGCCCTCCGGCACATCGAACAGGGGGAGTGTTCCCCGGTAGACCCGGCTGGGGCTGCCGATCACGTCGCAAATCATGTCCCACTCGTCCGAGGCGCGCGCCCAGTCGGTCGTGAAGTGGTCGTACGGCCCCAGCGAGGTCCCGGTCACGCTGCTCATGCGGAACTCAAATTCTCCTTCGGTGGGCAGCAGCGGACTGGCGTGGATGGCGTCCAGCCCCAGCCAGTCCAGAATGCCGCCGCCGACGATCTCGCCGTTCAAAAAGGCCACCGAGTAGGGGACCTCGGTCCGGACCTCCAGCACGCCGGTCTGACGGGTGGTGTTCACCAATTCCATAATCCCCATCAGGGGCAGGTCGGAGAGGAGTCCTTGCATCTGTGGGGTTCAGGCTATCATTCCCGGCCCCGGGCGGCAAAGGCACCGGCCAGATCCCGCCACGCGCCGCCCAGCTCAGCGCTGACATCGCTGGCGATCAGCCCATACCCGTGCCGCGCTCCCGCCCGTTCGCCCGCCCGCGCGTGCAGCCGCACCCCCGCTACCGCCGCGTCCCTGGCCGTCATTCCCTGTCCCATCAGCGCGGCGATCACCCCTGAAAGCGTATCGCCCATGCCTGCGCTCGCCATGCCCGGGTGCCCGCCCCGGCTGACGGTCAGGCCTTCAGGGTGCGCCACGACGCTCGGTCCGCCCTTCAGGACGAAGACTCCGCCGAAGCGTTCTCGCAGGGCCCGGGCGGCGGCGAGCGGGTCTGCCGCCACCTCGCCCGGCTTCACGCCCAGCAGCCGCCCCGCCTCACCGGGGTGTGGAGTCCACACGCAGCGTTCGTGCCCCGCGCCCGCCAGCTCCGGCTGCAAGGCGTCGGCGTCCAGCACGGTGGAACGGCCCCAGCCCAGCACCTGCCGCGCGAGAGCGGCCGCGTCCGGTCCCAGGCCCATGCCCAGGCACACGGCGTCCGGCGCCCCCGCTCCGTATGCCTCGGACAGCGCCGTTCCCAGGTCCGCACGCCTCCGCACCATCAGCTCGGGCGTGATCAGCGGCACCTCTGCCGCCGAGTGGACCGTCACGAGTCCCGCTCCTGCCCGCAGCGCTCCCAGCCCCGCGAGCGCCGCCGCCCCTACCGTACCCGGATGCCCGCCGATCACCCACACGCGCCCGGCCGTGCCCTTGTGGGCGTCAGGGAAGCGCACCGGGAGCAGCGCCCCGACCTCCGCGTCCCCAGGACAGTCTGCCAGCGCCTCGGCCCGCCGCCACTCCTGCGGCAAGGTGAGCGGCGCGACCACCACCTCGCCCGCCCGGTGCGCCGCCGGGCCGAACAGCAGGGCCACTTTCCATCCGGTCAGCGTTACCGTGAGGTCCGCCCGCACCGCTGCCCCCGGCACCTGCGCCCGCGCTGCGTCCAGACCACTGGGCAGGTCGATCGACACCACGGGCCGCCCCGCCGCGTTCACCGCCTCCACCACCCCGGCCAGTGTCTCCCTCAGGGGAGGGGTAAATCCCGTGCCCAGCAACCCGTCCACAAGCACGTCCGCTTCCCGCGCCCACCGCGTCACCGCCCCCGCCGACAGGGGCAGCGGCCTCACGCCGAACGCCCCCAGCCGCCGGCGGTTGAGCCGCGTCAGGAAATGCCGCGCCGGCGCGGCCAGCACCCGAACTTCGTGGCCCCACGCGGCCAGCAGCCGGGCGGCCACGAGGGCGTCACCACCGTTTGCGCCGCCCCCCGCCAGCAGCAGCGCGCGCCGCCCCGCAAAGTTGGCCTGCACCTGGGCGGCCACCGCCCGCCCCGCCTCCTCCATCGCCGCATCGAGCAGCCCGGCGTCCGAGAGCCGTGCGTCGATGGCGCCCAGGCCAGCCGGGGAAAAGACCTGCCCGGTCACGCGCCGCCCCCACTCCGCAGCAGCAGGAACAGCACCAGCGCCCCGGCAGCGATCAGCACCCAGCGCACGAGCTGGGGATTGGTCGCCAGCCCACCGCCCCGGCCGCGCATCTCCTCGCGCGAGTCCTCCTGCGCGCGCCGCACGCTCAGGCGCTGGGCCCGGCGAATGGCCCCCACCGACTCTTGAACCTTGCCCTGCCGCCGCAGCGCCACACCGAGGTTGTGGTGCGCGCCGTCGTACTCGGGATTCAGGCGCAGCGCCTCGCGGTACTGCGCCTCGGCCGCCGCTGGGTTCCCCCCCTCCAACTCCAAGTTCCCCAGATTCGTCAGGGCCCGGTAGTGCCCCGCGTCCGCCGCCACGGCTTCGCCGAACAGGGCGCGGGCCTCGCCCGCTTCCTCGCGCAGCGCGTGCAACACGCCCAACAGGTTCAGCGCCTCGGGCCGGGTCAGGGGATGGTCCAGCGCGGGGACCAAACGGACGCGCAGCGCCTCCGGTTCCGTCTCTCCGCCCGTGCCGCGCCCCAGACCGTCCAGCGCAGCGAGCGCTGCCTCCAGCGTTCCGGGCCGCAGCAGCGAGCGCAGCAGCGCGGCCTCGCCGGTCAGCCCCACTTCCGCTGCCCGGTCCAGGGCCTCGCGCAGCCCCGCCCCCACCCGCTTCGCCTGGGGCAGTTTGCGTGCCCGTACGGCGTCTTGCACGTTCACCACGTCCTCCAGCACGTCCGTTACCTCGGGCCGTACACCCGAGAGCCGCGCCGTCGCCAGCGCCCGACGCCACTCGCCCGTGCGGGCGAAGGTCTCCCACCTAAGCGGGGCGTCGGGCGTCGAGAGGGTCGCGGGGCCGGGGTCCGTCATGGGCGGAGTATACTGACGCGCTCTGTGACCCGCCCTGACCCCACCGATTTCCCCACGTCCACGCTGCCCCTGTACTCGCCTACCCGGGTGCGCGACCTGCTGGCCCGCCACGGATTGAAACCCACCAAGAGCCTGGGGCAGAACTTCCTGATCGACGGCAACATCCTGCGCGCCATCGCCGAGGCAGGTGGGGCCGCGCCCGGCGTGCCCGTGCTGGAAATCGGTCCTGGCCTGGGTGTGCTGACCCGCGAGATCGCCTCCCGGGGCGCGCAGGTTACGGCCCTGGAGAAGGACGAGCGGCTCAGGCCGGTCCTGTCCGAGACGCTCGCCGGACTGGACGTGCGCGTGATCTGGGGCGACGCCCTCGACTTCGACTACGCCTCGCTTCCCGAGGGCACCCGCGTCATCGCCAACCTGCCCTACTACATTACCGGCGTGCTGCTCTCGCGCTTCATGCACGCGCCGGGCGTGGTGTCGGCCACAGTCCTG is a genomic window containing:
- a CDS encoding MDR family MFS transporter, encoding MTAPTPPERINYAQTLDMQTKRVILFGVLLGLFLSALDQTIVSTALPRITQELSGLSLYSWVTTAYLLTNTALVPIYGKLSDLYGRKPILMIGIVIFLLGSALCGLSGEPFLGNLFGGGMMQLVVFRGLQGVGAAALGSVAFAIIADLFEPVDRPRYQGLFGAVFGLSSVIGPLLGGFLTDHASWRWVFYVNLPIGLIALAFIASKMPRLASGLQAKVDWLGAFLILLFTVPLLLALTWGADGNYAWTSPTLLSMFGLSLVSLLAFLVVEGRHASPILPLSLFKNPTFAWGAVARFLIGAGFLGAILFLSLYLVRVQGVSATKAGTATIPLTVGIIVGAIGSGQIASRMGRYKPLMLIGLITAALGFYALSTLNADSPYSGVVLRMVLLGLGLGPALPLYTTALQLSVKPWEIGVATSAGQFFQQMGSTLGTAIFGAVLTAGLTQNLAAEFAAQAAAHQGTVATTLQKISEDIRSGSGPKQDRNAAVKTADEIKASFAALRQNVTRAIKTGDAAAVQVIRSDTTLPADARKRLADVPAGGVGAAVRTGFAQTYAAIAAAVNSGQPARLAAVAANPRLPAELRARLTQLPPQALQNPQARAQVLAGIKRGLDAAGAAASRQAQQKALDAALAGVNDGEQLALVAVRAQKVAFANTISSIYRYSILVAVLAFLATLMMPNLQMPTRRAGERMAPAHVEV
- the rsmA gene encoding 16S rRNA (adenine(1518)-N(6)/adenine(1519)-N(6))-dimethyltransferase RsmA, giving the protein MTRPDPTDFPTSTLPLYSPTRVRDLLARHGLKPTKSLGQNFLIDGNILRAIAEAGGAAPGVPVLEIGPGLGVLTREIASRGAQVTALEKDERLRPVLSETLAGLDVRVIWGDALDFDYASLPEGTRVIANLPYYITGVLLSRFMHAPGVVSATVLVQKEVGQRLASRPGEDNYGFLSALAALHGTVRHIRDVPKGAFLPAPDVTSSVVRLDFDRTRPLPDPAFLKFVETALHHRRKTLRNNLRLSGLDGEAVGEALQEAGLRSDVRAEDVPLADLQRVAAVLGVIR
- a CDS encoding NAD(P)H-hydrate dehydratase, with the translated sequence MTGQVFSPAGLGAIDARLSDAGLLDAAMEEAGRAVAAQVQANFAGRRALLLAGGGANGGDALVAARLLAAWGHEVRVLAAPARHFLTRLNRRRLGAFGVRPLPLSAGAVTRWAREADVLVDGLLGTGFTPPLRETLAGVVEAVNAAGRPVVSIDLPSGLDAARAQVPGAAVRADLTVTLTGWKVALLFGPAAHRAGEVVVAPLTLPQEWRRAEALADCPGDAEVGALLPVRFPDAHKGTAGRVWVIGGHPGTVGAAALAGLGALRAGAGLVTVHSAAEVPLITPELMVRRRADLGTALSEAYGAGAPDAVCLGMGLGPDAAALARQVLGWGRSTVLDADALQPELAGAGHERCVWTPHPGEAGRLLGVKPGEVAADPLAAARALRERFGGVFVLKGGPSVVAHPEGLTVSRGGHPGMASAGMGDTLSGVIAALMGQGMTARDAAVAGVRLHARAGERAGARHGYGLIASDVSAELGGAWRDLAGAFAARGRE
- a CDS encoding tetratricopeptide repeat protein; its protein translation is MTDPGPATLSTPDAPLRWETFARTGEWRRALATARLSGVRPEVTDVLEDVVNVQDAVRARKLPQAKRVGAGLREALDRAAEVGLTGEAALLRSLLRPGTLEAALAALDGLGRGTGGETEPEALRVRLVPALDHPLTRPEALNLLGVLHALREEAGEARALFGEAVAADAGHYRALTNLGNLELEGGNPAAAEAQYREALRLNPEYDGAHHNLGVALRRQGKVQESVGAIRRAQRLSVRRAQEDSREEMRGRGGGLATNPQLVRWVLIAAGALVLFLLLRSGGGA
- a CDS encoding DUF4388 domain-containing protein — translated: MQGLLSDLPLMGIMELVNTTRQTGVLEVRTEVPYSVAFLNGEIVGGGILDWLGLDAIHASPLLPTEGEFEFRMSSVTGTSLGPYDHFTTDWARASDEWDMICDVIGSPSRVYRGTLPLFDVPEGRSVRAATREAERPLFEVAQTLSEAVRAGQAEPTGKFAWHNLRLRAGTTRSTPSPVAAALDGERNLGDVIASGLPEEDVRAHIVAEIRAGLRFPGTGWVLRDLVWEQKYLSNGGDLDLE